The following are encoded in a window of Phocoena phocoena chromosome 2, mPhoPho1.1, whole genome shotgun sequence genomic DNA:
- the CEP170B gene encoding centrosomal protein of 170 kDa protein B isoform X2, with amino-acid sequence MSATSWFLVSGSGTRLRLPRELIFVGRDECELVLQSRSVDKQHAVINYDRDRDEHWVKDLGSLNGTFVNDVRIPDQKYVTLKLNDVIRFGYDSNMYVLERVQHRVPEEALRHEKYTSQLQVSVKSPVPKTGEAVPEQAPYCEAVNPRPERGDRRPGPEAAAYRTPLYGQPSWWGEDDGSSLPEERRQEEPDTERPKELAQRDRDLVGTTAAFRAPAEPQGYSFRREPSYFEIPSKEVPPSRATEVPAHEAPTRDAEAGGGGVAPVVQSHACFTIEFDDCSPGKVKIKDHVTKFSLRQRRPPGKEPTAIEVVSAETKVADWLVQSDPSLLHRAGPADDRHSTKSDLPVHTRTLKGHKHEDGTQSDSEDPMAQAAGAAGVPSEAGGEQVRLQRQLRRDPQELLHSQQAFVIEFFDEDTPRKKRSQSFTHTPPGDPRPDRRRGPGPADRDRPAAPTPASARGAGGSSGPQRAGSLKREKAEERLGGPSPAARAPARPFGSMGRRSRLAQDFMAQCLRDGSPAARSGPEKTPPTPPAPPLPRGASPAAPSPPPPPPADPQVTKARKQEEDDSLSDAGTYTIDTEVQDREVEEARRMIDQVFGVRESPELSRASSATFRPVIRGDRDEPGDGVAQRMALLQEFASRPVGGGGTPPVELQGLPVPGSPGGQKWVSRWASLADSYSDPGLSDDGPGRRARELEGALPVRQRRLLPQLPSDRADSPAGPEATRRSGPGPPELGSEQAGLLLGQEDLEPDSLSDASGSDGGRGPEPGGGLQEERRGSPQEGPEWTRGRRSPRAPGEPAPTSSFAGDQNGEAAFPRKATVAPGQVEGPGRAAQPSPPTRDSVYVSTSGRMVIQLRTGQSPEPEGPAPAPTKEAPAFVRQESFTKEPASGPAAPGQLPYISTHPLLQDLAAARASRMDLHPQDTHLILKETETALAALEARLLSKSVEEPEGELGGVPGPPEDSLSGDSDVDTASTVSLLSGKNGPSPQPSGLQKEKLPSPPAAQDVGGVGLSSARERLSEKQRRPPGPADAGRGEPARRLATRRGHGPRGSLDWPDEERGSSLAHLPGVDTVTSDHETSGAVGAGRRGPRRKPTAPPPSPAAREEQSRGSAGLQKVQQALTRSNSLSAPRPTRASRLRRARLGDASDTEAADGERGPPANPEPAGQPAAEQAKKLSRLDILAMPRKRAGSFTGPSDSEAAPTRAGFSGRSVELYCAGRKPAVAEARATARKAASATTPPRQPFSRARPGSARYSSPTTQTPRAGSSGRARPRAPGLRDTDDEEEEPDPYGFIVQTAEIAEIARLSQTLVKDVATLAREIHDVAGDGDSPGRPGPAHSPSRASAPGTPASTISAREELVQRIPEASLSFQKVPPSSLRSQDLDQNMNDRCEDALAGKTRPRNREEVIFDNLMLNPVSQLSQAIRENTEHLAEKMKILFQSTGRAWEDLEARINAENEVPILKTSNKEISSILKELRRVQKQLEVINAIVDPSGNLDLLTGNRGSAGSAQLGRGRPASQSPSSPPSALPARSFPQRANCGTPGLPDPSFLPDTEQFLI; translated from the exons TCCCGCAGTGTGGACAAGCAGCACGCTGTCATCAACTACGACCGAGACAGGGACGAGCACTGGGTCAAGGACCTGGGCAGCCTCAACGGG ACGTTCGTGAATGACGTGCGCATCCCGGACCAGAAATACGTCACGCTGAAGCTCAACGATGTCATCCGATTCGGCTACG ATTCCAACATGTACGTGCTGGAGCGGGTGCAGCACCGCGTCCCTGAGGAGGCGCTCAGG CACGAGAAGTATACCAGCCAGCTGCAGGTGAGCGTCAAGAGCCCGGTGCCCAAGACGGGCGAGGCTGTGCCGGAGCAGGCGCCTTACTGCGAGGCCGTGAACCCCAGGCCAGAGAGGGGGGACCGGAGACCGGGGCCAG AGGCGGCGGCCTACCGCACACCCCTGTACGGGCAGCCCTCCTGGTGGGGTGAGGACGATGGTAGCAGCCTGCCCGAGGAGCGGCGCCAGGAGGAGCCCGACACGG AGCGGCCCAAGGAGCTGGCTCAGCGGGACAGAGACCTCGTGGGGACGACGGCCGCCTTCCGGGCCCCCGCGGAGCCGCAGGGCTACTCGTTCCGGCGGGAGCCCAGCTACTTCGAGATCCCCAGCAAGGAGGTCCCCCCATCGCGGGCCACAGAGGTGCCGGCACACGAGGCGCCCACCAGGGATGCggaggcgggcgggggcggggtggccCCCGTGGTGCAGAGCCACGCCTGCTTCACCATCGAGTTTGACGACTGCAGCCCCGGCAAGGTCAAGATCAAGGACCACGTCACCAAGTTCTCCCTGCGCCAGCGCCGGCCCCCTGGCAAGGAGCCCACAGCCATCGAAGTGGTCTCTGCGGAGACCAAGGTGGCCGACTGGCTGGTGCAGAGCGACCCCAGCCTGCTGCACCGGGCCGGCCCCGCCGATGACCGGCACAGCACCAAGAGCGACCTGCCGGTGCACACGCGCACCCTGAAGG GCCACAAGCACGAGGACGGCACACAGAGCGACTCGGAGGACCCCATGGCCCAGGCGGCCGGGGCAGCTGGGGTCCCCTCGGAGGCCGGCGGGGAGCAGGTGCGGCTACAGAGGCAGCTCAGGCGGGACCCCCAGGAGCTGCTGCACAGCCAGCAGGCGTTCGTCATCGAGTTCTTCGACGAGGACACGCCCCGCAAGAAGCGTTCCCAGTCCTTCACGCACACGCCGCCCGGGGACCCCAGGCCCGACAGGCGCCGCGGCCCCGGGCCGGCCGACAGGGACCGCCCGGccgcccccaccccggcctcGGCCCGGGGGGCGGGCGGCAGCTCGGGGCCGCAGCGGGCCGGCTCGCTCAAGCGGGAGAAGGCAGAGGAGCGGCTGGGCGGCCCCTCGCCTGCCGCCCGGGCCCCGGCTCGCCCTTTCGGCAGCATGGGACGCCGCTCCCGCCTGGCCCAGGACTTCATGGCCCAGTGCCTGCGGGACGGCTCCCCGGCTGCCCGGTCAGGCCCAGAGAAGACGCCCCCGACGCCGCCCGCCCCCCCGCTACCCCGCGGGGCCAGCCCCGCGGCCCCCTCGCCACCGCCGCCACCCCCCGCTGACCCCCAAGTGACAAAGGCACGCAAGCAGGAGGAGGACGACAGCCTCAGTGACGCGGGGACCTACACCATCGACACGGAGGTGCAGGACCGGGAGGTGGAGGAGGCCCGCCGGATGATCGACCAG GTCTTTGGGGTACGGGAGTCCCCTGAACTCTCCAGAGCGTCCTCAGCCACCTTCCGTCCAGTTATCAGAGGGGACAGAGACGAGCCTGGTGACGGAGTGGCCCAGCGGATGGCCTTGCTGCAGGAGTTTGCCTCCCGGCCAGTGGGCGGGGGCGGAACCCCCCCGGTGGAGCTCCAG GGCCTCCCAGTACCGGGCTCCCCCGGGGGTCAGAAGTGGGTGTCCCGCTGGGCCAGTCTGGCCGACAGCTACTCGGACCCGGGCCTGTCAG ACGACGGCCCCGGGCGCAGAGCCAGAGAGCTGGAGGGGGCCCTGCCTGTGCGCCAGCGACGGCTGCTCCCACAGCTGCCCAGCGACAGGGCGGACAGCCCCGCCGGCCCCGAGGCCACCAGGAGGAGCGGGCCGGGGCCACCGGAGCTGGGCAGCGAGCAGGCCGGCCTCCTCTTGGGACAGGAAGACCTGGAGCCCGACAGCCTCAGTGACGCCAGTGGGTCGGACGGAGGCCGGGGCCCTGAGCCAGGCGGGGGCCTGCAGGAAGAAAGACGCGGGAGCCCCCAGGAGGGACCGGAGTGGACGAGGGGCCGGCGCTCACCGAGGGCCCCTGGGGAGCCGGCCCCCACCTCTTCCTTCGCTGGGGACCAGAACGGGGAGGCGGCCTTCCCCAGGAAAGCGACTGTGGCTCCAGGGCAGGTGGAGGGCCCGGGGCGGGCAGCGCAGCCCAGCCCCCCGACACGGGACAGCGTGTACGTCAGCACCAGTGGGAGGATGGTCATCCAGCTGCGGACAGGGCAGTCCCCGGAGCCTGAgggccccgccccagcccccacCAAGGAGGCCCCGGCGTTCGTCCGGCAGGAGAGCTTCACCAAGGAGCCGGCCAGCGGCCCCGCAGCTCCTGGCCAGCTGCCGTACATTAGCACCCACCCCCTCCTGCAGGACCTGGCCGCGGCCCGGGCCTCACGCATGGACCTGCACCCTCAGGACACCCACCTGATCCTGAAGGAGACAGAGACGGCGCTGGCCGCCCTGGAGGCCAGACTGCTCTCCAAGTCCGTGGAGGAGCCGGAGGGTGAGCTGGGCGGCGTCCCTGGGCCGCCAGAGGACTCCCTGTCCGGGGACTCCGACGTGGACACGGCCAGCACCGTCAGTCTCCTCAGCGGCAAGAACGGGCCCAGCCCGCAGCCCTCGGGGCTGCAGAAGGAGAAGCTGCCGTCCCCGCCGGCTGCGCAGGACGTGGGGGGTGTCGGCCTGAGCAGCGCCCGCGAGCGCCTCTCGGAGAAGCAGCGTCGCCCACCGGGCCCAGCGGACGCGGGCCGCGGGGAGCCGGCAAGGCGCCTGGCCACACGGCGCGGCCACGGGCCCCGAGGGTCCCTGGACTGGCCCGATGAGGAACGAGGCTCCAGCCTTGCCCACCTGCCCGGTGTGGACACGGTCACTTCTGACCACGAGACCTCCGGGGCCGTGGGGGCAGGGCGGCGGGGGCCTCGCCGGAAACCCACGGCCCCACCGCCGTCCCCTGCTGCCCGGGAAGAACAGAGCCGCGGCTCAGCCGGCCTCCAGAAGGTGCAGCAGGCGCTGACCCGCTCCAACAGCTTGTCCGCCCCACGGCCCACGCGGGCCTCCCGGCTGAGGCGGGCCCGGCTGGGGGATGCCTCGGACACAGAGGCCGCAGATGGCGAACGGGGGCCCCCGGCCAATCCCGAGCCGGCGGGGCAGCCGGCTGCCGAGCAGGCCAAGAAGCTGTCACGCCTGGACATCCTGGCGATGCCCCGGAAGCGGGCCGGCTCCTTCACAGGGCCCAGCGACTCGGAGGCGGCCCCCACCCGCGCCGGCTTCTCCGGCCGCAGCGTCGAGCTGTACTGCGCCGGCCGCAAGCCCGCCGTGGCCGAGGCTCGGGCCACGGCCAGGAAGGCCGCCAGCGCCACCACGCCCCCCCGCCAGCCCTTCAGCAGGGCCCGCCCGGGCAGCGCCCGGTACTCCTCACCCA CCACGCAGACCCCACGGGCTGGCAGCTCTGGCCGGGCCCGACCCCGGGCCCCTGGCCTCCGGGACACAGACGACGAGGAAGAAGAGCCCGACCCTTACGGTTTCATTGTGCAGACAGCCGAGATCGCCGAGATTGCCAG GCTGAGCCAGACGCTGGTGAAGGACGTGGCCACCCTGGCCCGCGAGATCCACGATGTGGCCGGAGACGGCGACTCGCCGGGCCGCCCGGGGCCTGCCCACAGCCCCTCTCGCGCCAGTGCGCCCGGCACCCCCGCCTCCACCATCTCCGCCCGCGAGGAG CTGGTGCAGCGCATCCCCGAGGCCAGCCTCAGCTTCCAGAAGGTGCCGCCCAGCTCCCTGCGCTCTCAGGACCTGGACCAGAACATGAACGACCGCTGCGAGGACGCCCTGGCCGGCAAGACGCGGCCTCGGAACCGCGAGGAG GTGATCTTCGATAACCTGATGCTGAACCCCGTGTCGCAGCTGTCCCAGGCCATCCGCGAGAACACGGAGCACCTCGCTGAGAAGATGAA GATCCTCTTTCAGAGCACGGGGCGAGCCTGGGAAGACCTGGAGGCCAGGATCAACGCGGAGAACGAGGTGCCCATCCTGAAGACGTCCAACAAG GAAATCAGCTCCATCCTGAAGGAACTGAGGCGGGTACAGAAGCAGCTGGAAG tcATCAACGCCATCGTGGACCCCAGTGGGAACCTGGACCTGCTGACCGGAAACCGGGGTTCTGCGGGCTCAGCCCAGCTCGGGAGAGGCCGGCCGGCCTCCCAGAGTCCGTCCTCACCCCCGTCGGCCCTGCCGGCGAGGAGTTTTCCGCAGCGGGCAAACTGCGGGACCCCCGGCCTCCCggacccctccttcctccccgaCACGGAGCAGTTCCTGATCTAG
- the CEP170B gene encoding centrosomal protein of 170 kDa protein B isoform X1: MSATSWFLVSGSGTRLRLPRELIFVGRDECELVLQSRSVDKQHAVINYDRDRDEHWVKDLGSLNGTFVNDVRIPDQKYVTLKLNDVIRFGYDSNMYVLERVQHRVPEEALRHEKYTSQLQVSVKSPVPKTGEAVPEQAPYCEAVNPRPERGDRRPGPEAAAYRTPLYGQPSWWGEDDGSSLPEERRQEEPDTERPKELAQRDRDLVGTTAAFRAPAEPQGYSFRREPSYFEIPSKEVPPSRATEVPAHEAPTRDAEAGGGGVAPVVQSHACFTIEFDDCSPGKVKIKDHVTKFSLRQRRPPGKEPTAIEVVSAETKVADWLVQSDPSLLHRAGPADDRHSTKSDLPVHTRTLKGHKHEDGTQSDSEDPMAQAAGAAGVPSEAGGEQVRLQRQLRRDPQELLHSQQAFVIEFFDEDTPRKKRSQSFTHTPPGDPRPDRRRGPGPADRDRPAAPTPASARGAGGSSGPQRAGSLKREKAEERLGGPSPAARAPARPFGSMGRRSRLAQDFMAQCLRDGSPAARSGPEKTPPTPPAPPLPRGASPAAPSPPPPPPADPQVTKARKQEEDDSLSDAGTYTIDTEVQDREVEEARRMIDQVFGVRESPELSRASSATFRPVIRGDRDEPGDGVAQRMALLQEFASRPVGGGGTPPVELQGLPVPGSPGGQKWVSRWASLADSYSDPGLSDDGPGRRARELEGALPVRQRRLLPQLPSDRADSPAGPEATRRSGPGPPELGSEQAGLLLGQEDLEPDSLSDASGSDGGRGPEPGGGLQEERRGSPQEGPEWTRGRRSPRAPGEPAPTSSFAGDQNGEAAFPRKATVAPGQVEGPGRAAQPSPPTRDSVYVSTSGRMVIQLRTGQSPEPEGPAPAPTKEAPAFVRQESFTKEPASGPAAPGQLPYISTHPLLQDLAAARASRMDLHPQDTHLILKETETALAALEARLLSKSVEEPEGELGGVPGPPEDSLSGDSDVDTASTVSLLSGKNGPSPQPSGLQKEKLPSPPAAQDVGGVGLSSARERLSEKQRRPPGPADAGRGEPARRLATRRGHGPRGSLDWPDEERGSSLAHLPGVDTVTSDHETSGAVGAGRRGPRRKPTAPPPSPAAREEQSRGSAGLQKVQQALTRSNSLSAPRPTRASRLRRARLGDASDTEAADGERGPPANPEPAGQPAAEQAKKLSRLDILAMPRKRAGSFTGPSDSEAAPTRAGFSGRSVELYCAGRKPAVAEARATARKAASATTPPRQPFSRARPGSARYSSPNVRRRQQGSDCTSTSEEEYGSHHGSPKHARPHASTATQTPRAGSSGRARPRAPGLRDTDDEEEEPDPYGFIVQTAEIAEIARLSQTLVKDVATLAREIHDVAGDGDSPGRPGPAHSPSRASAPGTPASTISAREELVQRIPEASLSFQKVPPSSLRSQDLDQNMNDRCEDALAGKTRPRNREEVIFDNLMLNPVSQLSQAIRENTEHLAEKMKILFQSTGRAWEDLEARINAENEVPILKTSNKEISSILKELRRVQKQLEVINAIVDPSGNLDLLTGNRGSAGSAQLGRGRPASQSPSSPPSALPARSFPQRANCGTPGLPDPSFLPDTEQFLI, translated from the exons TCCCGCAGTGTGGACAAGCAGCACGCTGTCATCAACTACGACCGAGACAGGGACGAGCACTGGGTCAAGGACCTGGGCAGCCTCAACGGG ACGTTCGTGAATGACGTGCGCATCCCGGACCAGAAATACGTCACGCTGAAGCTCAACGATGTCATCCGATTCGGCTACG ATTCCAACATGTACGTGCTGGAGCGGGTGCAGCACCGCGTCCCTGAGGAGGCGCTCAGG CACGAGAAGTATACCAGCCAGCTGCAGGTGAGCGTCAAGAGCCCGGTGCCCAAGACGGGCGAGGCTGTGCCGGAGCAGGCGCCTTACTGCGAGGCCGTGAACCCCAGGCCAGAGAGGGGGGACCGGAGACCGGGGCCAG AGGCGGCGGCCTACCGCACACCCCTGTACGGGCAGCCCTCCTGGTGGGGTGAGGACGATGGTAGCAGCCTGCCCGAGGAGCGGCGCCAGGAGGAGCCCGACACGG AGCGGCCCAAGGAGCTGGCTCAGCGGGACAGAGACCTCGTGGGGACGACGGCCGCCTTCCGGGCCCCCGCGGAGCCGCAGGGCTACTCGTTCCGGCGGGAGCCCAGCTACTTCGAGATCCCCAGCAAGGAGGTCCCCCCATCGCGGGCCACAGAGGTGCCGGCACACGAGGCGCCCACCAGGGATGCggaggcgggcgggggcggggtggccCCCGTGGTGCAGAGCCACGCCTGCTTCACCATCGAGTTTGACGACTGCAGCCCCGGCAAGGTCAAGATCAAGGACCACGTCACCAAGTTCTCCCTGCGCCAGCGCCGGCCCCCTGGCAAGGAGCCCACAGCCATCGAAGTGGTCTCTGCGGAGACCAAGGTGGCCGACTGGCTGGTGCAGAGCGACCCCAGCCTGCTGCACCGGGCCGGCCCCGCCGATGACCGGCACAGCACCAAGAGCGACCTGCCGGTGCACACGCGCACCCTGAAGG GCCACAAGCACGAGGACGGCACACAGAGCGACTCGGAGGACCCCATGGCCCAGGCGGCCGGGGCAGCTGGGGTCCCCTCGGAGGCCGGCGGGGAGCAGGTGCGGCTACAGAGGCAGCTCAGGCGGGACCCCCAGGAGCTGCTGCACAGCCAGCAGGCGTTCGTCATCGAGTTCTTCGACGAGGACACGCCCCGCAAGAAGCGTTCCCAGTCCTTCACGCACACGCCGCCCGGGGACCCCAGGCCCGACAGGCGCCGCGGCCCCGGGCCGGCCGACAGGGACCGCCCGGccgcccccaccccggcctcGGCCCGGGGGGCGGGCGGCAGCTCGGGGCCGCAGCGGGCCGGCTCGCTCAAGCGGGAGAAGGCAGAGGAGCGGCTGGGCGGCCCCTCGCCTGCCGCCCGGGCCCCGGCTCGCCCTTTCGGCAGCATGGGACGCCGCTCCCGCCTGGCCCAGGACTTCATGGCCCAGTGCCTGCGGGACGGCTCCCCGGCTGCCCGGTCAGGCCCAGAGAAGACGCCCCCGACGCCGCCCGCCCCCCCGCTACCCCGCGGGGCCAGCCCCGCGGCCCCCTCGCCACCGCCGCCACCCCCCGCTGACCCCCAAGTGACAAAGGCACGCAAGCAGGAGGAGGACGACAGCCTCAGTGACGCGGGGACCTACACCATCGACACGGAGGTGCAGGACCGGGAGGTGGAGGAGGCCCGCCGGATGATCGACCAG GTCTTTGGGGTACGGGAGTCCCCTGAACTCTCCAGAGCGTCCTCAGCCACCTTCCGTCCAGTTATCAGAGGGGACAGAGACGAGCCTGGTGACGGAGTGGCCCAGCGGATGGCCTTGCTGCAGGAGTTTGCCTCCCGGCCAGTGGGCGGGGGCGGAACCCCCCCGGTGGAGCTCCAG GGCCTCCCAGTACCGGGCTCCCCCGGGGGTCAGAAGTGGGTGTCCCGCTGGGCCAGTCTGGCCGACAGCTACTCGGACCCGGGCCTGTCAG ACGACGGCCCCGGGCGCAGAGCCAGAGAGCTGGAGGGGGCCCTGCCTGTGCGCCAGCGACGGCTGCTCCCACAGCTGCCCAGCGACAGGGCGGACAGCCCCGCCGGCCCCGAGGCCACCAGGAGGAGCGGGCCGGGGCCACCGGAGCTGGGCAGCGAGCAGGCCGGCCTCCTCTTGGGACAGGAAGACCTGGAGCCCGACAGCCTCAGTGACGCCAGTGGGTCGGACGGAGGCCGGGGCCCTGAGCCAGGCGGGGGCCTGCAGGAAGAAAGACGCGGGAGCCCCCAGGAGGGACCGGAGTGGACGAGGGGCCGGCGCTCACCGAGGGCCCCTGGGGAGCCGGCCCCCACCTCTTCCTTCGCTGGGGACCAGAACGGGGAGGCGGCCTTCCCCAGGAAAGCGACTGTGGCTCCAGGGCAGGTGGAGGGCCCGGGGCGGGCAGCGCAGCCCAGCCCCCCGACACGGGACAGCGTGTACGTCAGCACCAGTGGGAGGATGGTCATCCAGCTGCGGACAGGGCAGTCCCCGGAGCCTGAgggccccgccccagcccccacCAAGGAGGCCCCGGCGTTCGTCCGGCAGGAGAGCTTCACCAAGGAGCCGGCCAGCGGCCCCGCAGCTCCTGGCCAGCTGCCGTACATTAGCACCCACCCCCTCCTGCAGGACCTGGCCGCGGCCCGGGCCTCACGCATGGACCTGCACCCTCAGGACACCCACCTGATCCTGAAGGAGACAGAGACGGCGCTGGCCGCCCTGGAGGCCAGACTGCTCTCCAAGTCCGTGGAGGAGCCGGAGGGTGAGCTGGGCGGCGTCCCTGGGCCGCCAGAGGACTCCCTGTCCGGGGACTCCGACGTGGACACGGCCAGCACCGTCAGTCTCCTCAGCGGCAAGAACGGGCCCAGCCCGCAGCCCTCGGGGCTGCAGAAGGAGAAGCTGCCGTCCCCGCCGGCTGCGCAGGACGTGGGGGGTGTCGGCCTGAGCAGCGCCCGCGAGCGCCTCTCGGAGAAGCAGCGTCGCCCACCGGGCCCAGCGGACGCGGGCCGCGGGGAGCCGGCAAGGCGCCTGGCCACACGGCGCGGCCACGGGCCCCGAGGGTCCCTGGACTGGCCCGATGAGGAACGAGGCTCCAGCCTTGCCCACCTGCCCGGTGTGGACACGGTCACTTCTGACCACGAGACCTCCGGGGCCGTGGGGGCAGGGCGGCGGGGGCCTCGCCGGAAACCCACGGCCCCACCGCCGTCCCCTGCTGCCCGGGAAGAACAGAGCCGCGGCTCAGCCGGCCTCCAGAAGGTGCAGCAGGCGCTGACCCGCTCCAACAGCTTGTCCGCCCCACGGCCCACGCGGGCCTCCCGGCTGAGGCGGGCCCGGCTGGGGGATGCCTCGGACACAGAGGCCGCAGATGGCGAACGGGGGCCCCCGGCCAATCCCGAGCCGGCGGGGCAGCCGGCTGCCGAGCAGGCCAAGAAGCTGTCACGCCTGGACATCCTGGCGATGCCCCGGAAGCGGGCCGGCTCCTTCACAGGGCCCAGCGACTCGGAGGCGGCCCCCACCCGCGCCGGCTTCTCCGGCCGCAGCGTCGAGCTGTACTGCGCCGGCCGCAAGCCCGCCGTGGCCGAGGCTCGGGCCACGGCCAGGAAGGCCGCCAGCGCCACCACGCCCCCCCGCCAGCCCTTCAGCAGGGCCCGCCCGGGCAGCGCCCGGTACTCCTCACCCA ACGTGCGTCGCCGGCAGCAGGGCTCGGATTGCACATCCACGTCCGAGGAGGAGTATGGCTCCCACCACGGCTCCCCCAAACACGCCCGCCCCCACGCCTCAACAGCCACGCAGACCCCACGGGCTGGCAGCTCTGGCCGGGCCCGACCCCGGGCCCCTGGCCTCCGGGACACAGACGACGAGGAAGAAGAGCCCGACCCTTACGGTTTCATTGTGCAGACAGCCGAGATCGCCGAGATTGCCAG GCTGAGCCAGACGCTGGTGAAGGACGTGGCCACCCTGGCCCGCGAGATCCACGATGTGGCCGGAGACGGCGACTCGCCGGGCCGCCCGGGGCCTGCCCACAGCCCCTCTCGCGCCAGTGCGCCCGGCACCCCCGCCTCCACCATCTCCGCCCGCGAGGAG CTGGTGCAGCGCATCCCCGAGGCCAGCCTCAGCTTCCAGAAGGTGCCGCCCAGCTCCCTGCGCTCTCAGGACCTGGACCAGAACATGAACGACCGCTGCGAGGACGCCCTGGCCGGCAAGACGCGGCCTCGGAACCGCGAGGAG GTGATCTTCGATAACCTGATGCTGAACCCCGTGTCGCAGCTGTCCCAGGCCATCCGCGAGAACACGGAGCACCTCGCTGAGAAGATGAA GATCCTCTTTCAGAGCACGGGGCGAGCCTGGGAAGACCTGGAGGCCAGGATCAACGCGGAGAACGAGGTGCCCATCCTGAAGACGTCCAACAAG GAAATCAGCTCCATCCTGAAGGAACTGAGGCGGGTACAGAAGCAGCTGGAAG tcATCAACGCCATCGTGGACCCCAGTGGGAACCTGGACCTGCTGACCGGAAACCGGGGTTCTGCGGGCTCAGCCCAGCTCGGGAGAGGCCGGCCGGCCTCCCAGAGTCCGTCCTCACCCCCGTCGGCCCTGCCGGCGAGGAGTTTTCCGCAGCGGGCAAACTGCGGGACCCCCGGCCTCCCggacccctccttcctccccgaCACGGAGCAGTTCCTGATCTAG